The genomic region GTATACAGTTGTTTGTTGAGGAAAAAATGCCACATCggagacaccacacacacatagttaACTTAGCACGGGGCTAAATAtaaagtgcacacacacgcacacacacggatctGAGAAGCGATGTGTGATATTTGAATATCTCTACTGGTTTTAGTTCCACATCAGTCCCACTTCAGCTCAGTAGCTCCTGCGACTGCTGAGAGGAGCCTTCAGGTCGGTGCATCTTTCTTCTTCCACATGACGTAAATTGActgaaaatgtgaatgaaaaTATGAATAATTGAGCTGAAGTTGTGTCACGATTTGCCGTCCCTGCAGGTGGGAAAGCCTCGTTGTGGTAAACACCAACATGTTGACTTggtctcctcctgttcttctctGTCTTCTGCTCCATCTCCGCTCCTCCATCAGTTTCTCTCTGAAGAACTGCACCGTCCACGCCGGTGGCGCTTCCGCTGAAGTTTTCGTGGATTGTGCTAGCCGTGAACTCTTGACTGTTCCCGACGATGTTCCCCGTGACGCCACCACAGTAAAACTCTCCTACAACCTTCTGACTCGGGTGAAGAGGAACGATGTTGAACATCTGACCAAAGTGAAGTTTCTGGACCTGCAATCAAACGAAATCGCCCACATTGACGATGGATCCTTCCTCCACATGAGGTCTCTGACGAAGCTGCGGTTGTCAAAAAATAAGCTAAGCGAGCTAACAGCTCAGCTGTTTCAGGGCCTCTCCAACCTCACCCATCTTGATCTGTCGAGCAACATCATCAcgttcatccatccctccaccttcAAGGACCTGCCAAGCTTGCAGACGGTGGTTCTGGATGCGAACAGGCTGAAGGAGATGGCGGACATCCAACCGTTGCTCATCTTACCAAAGCTGAGGAACCTGACCATCAGCAGAAATCTGTTCACCTCGTTCCAAAGCAAAGACCTTCTGCTGGACCAGCCGTCCAGCCTGAGGGTTCTGGATGTGTCGTACAGCATCtttgaagctttcagcatctcAGCCGCCACCTTCCCTCACCTGGAGATGATAGACCTTTCTCAGAGTGCCTTCACATGGAACATAACTGACAGAACTTCACTGCAGAACATCACTCAGCTTTTCTTCAGTCATACGAAAGTTTCATCCCGACAGATCCAGGAGATCCTGCAGAACATGGCCTCACTCAAGCATCTCAGGATGAACTATATAGATGAGTGGATCCGCGAAGGTCTGCTAGCAACAGTCTGCAGGATCCCCTCGCtcagggttctggagctgtACTTAAACAAAGTGCCTAATCTGAGTGCACAGGTTGAGTTCTGCTCCGAGCTGGTCCAGCTGGACTTGTCCTGCTCAGACGTGTCGGAGGTTCCACCTGGGAGTTTCCGGCTGATGAAACAACTGAGGCTCCTGAACCTGGAGGTCAACCTTCTCACCAAGGTCCCAGAGGACATCAGGaacatctcctctctgcaggtcCTCTACCTCAGTGACAACCTGATCACTGAGGTGGGCTGTGAAGAGTTCTCCAACACTTCCGCTCTGGTGGAGCTTTACCTGGACTCCAATCGGATCACGTCCCTCCAACAGTGCAGCTTTGAGAACCTGCTCAAGTTAAGGATTTTGGATTTGAACAACAACTTTCTGTGGAAGATTGAAGGCGTCTTCAGCCGGGGCCCAGCGAAGCTGCAGCTCTTAGATCTGAGCAGAAACTCGGTGTCGGTGTACGATGATGGATATTTCCAGAGTCTGGGATGGTTGACGCATCTGGACGTGTCTTCAGATAAGGTGGGCCGAGTGACGTCTGAAGCTTTTGTTGGTCTACACAGACTGAAGAGTCTTCATGTCAGCATCCCGCTCGATTACGAATGTGACTTCCGAGGGTTAAAGCAGCTGGAAAACCTGACAATCTCCATGATGATAAGCGACACAAGGTCTCCTCCGAAATATTCCCAAGCTTTGTTCCATCTGAAGTCCCTCAGGTCCTTCCACGTGGCCTGCCAAGGGTTCCACTACGGGTTCCCCCTGGATGTGCCGCTGAGCATGTTGAGCTCCATGACGCAGCTAGAAGAGTTCACCGCCGACAACATTTACCTTTCTGCGCCTGATCCAGAAACGTTCCGCTCCAACAGCCGCCTCAGGTCCCTGAAGATCTCCCAGACGGATCTGTCGGATTTGGACCCTGAGATGTTTAGGCCCATTCCTGACCTGCAGAGTCTGGACCTCTCCGGGACGCAGATCAGCTCTTTAgagtttctgctgcaggtggactTCTCCTCGCTCCGGGATCTGAGGCTGTGTGACAACGACATCACCTCCATCAACCACACCCTCTTCCAGttccttccttctctcaccCTCCTGGATCTCACCAACAACCCTCTGACCTGCGATTGTCTGAACGCCGGGTTCATCCTCTGGGTGATGGACAACAACCAGACGCAGGTCATTAACGGCCACCAGTACTCCTGCTCATTTCCTGTGGCCAAGAAGGGGACCAATCTGCTGGACTTTGAGGTCCAGTTCTGCTGGATTGACGTGGACTTCctgtgcttcctctcctccacctgcctggTGGTCCTGACTCTCCTCACATCCTTTACCTACCACTTCCTGAGGTGGCAGCTGCTCTATGCCTTCCACCTCTTCCTGGCCTTCATCTAtgacaacaggaacaggaagcagcagaatccTCCCCCCTACGATGCCTTCGTCTCCTACAACGTTGAGGACAAGCTCTGGGTTTATGAGGAGATGCTGCCGGCTCTGGAGGACCAGCAGGGATGGAAACTCTGCCTGCACCACCGAGACTTCCAGCCAGGTAAGAACTCACCCCGAAGAAGAAGATCTGATGGAGACTTAAGTCTCTGTTCCTCTTTGACTTCCTGCCAGGCACGATTAGCTGAAGATAACAAACTCGGCGGTTTATTTTTACTCGGACCCTGTCACATCTACAAAGAAGTTGGTCAGCAAAACTAAAACCAAAATTCAAAGTTAGGAAGGAGATaagaaacctttaaaaaaataaaaataaataaaaaacctgaaaataacacaaaaaaggTTCATTATATGGCTGCATTCTGATTTATGTCCACTAGGTGTCAATGTTGGTTAGGCGTGAGTGGTGACGTCATCATGATCGCGCGTATACAGTTGTTTGTTGAGGAAAAAATGCCACATCggagacaccacacacacatagttaACTTAGCACGGGGCTAAATAtaaagtgcacacacacgcacacacacggatctGAGAAGCGATGTGTGATATTTGAATATCTGTGCTGGTTTTAGTTCCACATCAGTCCCACTTCAGCTCAGTAGCTCCTGCGACTGCTGAGAGGAGCCTTCAGGTCGGTGCATCTTTCTTCTTCCACATGACGTAAATTGActgaaaatgtgaatgaaaaTATGAATAATTGAGCTGAAGTTGTGTCACGATTTGCCGTCCCTGCAGGTGGGAAAGCCTCGTTGTGGTAAACACCAACATGTTGACTTggtctcctcctgttcttctctGTCTTCTGCTCCATCTCCGCTCCTCCATCAGTTTCTCTCTGAAGAACTGCACCGTCCACGCCGGTGGCGCTTCCGCTGAAGTTTTCGTGGATTGTGCTAGCCGTGAACTCTTGACTGTTCCCGACGATGTTCCCCGTGACGCCACCACAGTAAAACTCTCCTACAACCTTCTGACTCAGGTGAAGAGGAACGATGTTGAACATCTGACCAAAGTGAAGTTTCTGGACCTGCAATCAAACGAAATCGCCCACATTGACGATGGATCCTTCCTCCACATGAGGTCTCTGATGAAGCTGCGGTTGTCAAAAAATAAGCTAAGCGAGCTAACAGCTCAGCTGTTTCAGGGCCTCTCCAACCTCACCCATCTTGATCTGTCGAGCAACATCATCAcgttcatccatccctccaccttcAAGGACCTGCCAAGCTTGCAGACGGTGGTTCTGGATGCGAACAGGCTGAAGGAGATGGCGGACATCCGACCGTTGCTCATCTTACCAAAGCTGAGGAACCTGACCATCAGCAGCAATCTGTTCACCTCGTTCCAAAGCAAAGACCTTCTGCTGGACCAGCCGTCCAGCCTGAGGGTTCTGGATGTGTCGTACAGCATCtttgaagctttcagcatctcAGCCGCCACCTTCCCTCACCTGGAGATGATAGACCTTTCTCAGAGTGCCTTCACATGGAACATAACTGACAGAACTTCACTGCAGAACATCACTCGGCTTTTCTTCAGTCATACGAAAGTTTCATCCCGACAGATCCAGGAGATCCTGCAGAACATGGCTTCACTCAAGCATCTCAGGATGAACTATATCGATGAGTGGATCCGCGAAGGTCTGCTAGCAACAGTCTGCAGGATCCCCTCGCtcagggttctggagctgtACTATAACAAAGTGCCTAATCTGAGTGCACAGGTTGAGTTCTGCTCCGAGCTGGTCCAGCTGGACTTGTCCTGCTCAGACGTGTCGGAGGTTCCACCTGGGAGTTTCCGGCTGATGAAACAACTGAGGCTCCTGAACCTGGAGGTCAACCTTCTCACCAAGGTCCCAGAGGACATCAGGaacatctcctctctgcaggtcCTCTACCTCAGTGACAACCTGATCACTGAGGTGGGCTGTGAAGAGTTCTCCAACACTTCCGCTCTGGTGGAGCTTTACCTGGACTCCAATCGGATCACGTCCCTCCAACAGTGCAGCTTTGAGAACCTGCTCAAGTTAAGGATTTTGGATTTGAACAACAACCTTCTGTGGAAGATTGAAGGTGTCTTCAGCCGGGGCCCAGCGAAGCTGCAGCTCTTAGATCTGAGCAGAAACTCGGTGTCGTTGTACGATGATGGATATTTCCAGAGTCTGGGATGGTTGACGCATCTGGACGTGTCTTCAGATAAGGTGGGCCGAGTGACGCCTGGAGCTTTTGTTGGTCTACACAGACTGAAGAGTCTTCATGTCAGCATCCCGCTCGATTACGAATGTGACTTCCGAGGGTTAAAGCAGCTGGAAAACCTCACAATCTCCATTACGATAAGCGACACAAGGTCTCCTCCGAAATATTCCCAAGCTTTGTTCCATCTGAAGTCCCTCAGGTCCTTCCACGTGGCCTGCCAAGGGTTCCACTACGGGTTCCCCCTGGATGTGCC from Takifugu rubripes chromosome 12, fTakRub1.2, whole genome shotgun sequence harbors:
- the LOC101065822 gene encoding toll-like receptor 13 isoform X5 produces the protein MLTWSPPVLLCLLLHLRSSISFSLKNCTVHAGGASAEVFVDCASRELLTVPDDVPRDATTVKLSYNLLTRVKRNDVEHLTKVKFLDLQSNEIAHIDDGSFLHMRSLTKLRLSKNKLSELTAQLFQGLSNLTHLDLSSNIITFIHPSTFKDLPSLQTVVLDANRLKEMADIQPLLILPKLRNLTISRNLFTSFQSKDLLLDQPSSLRVLDVSYSIFEAFSISAATFPHLEMIDLSQSAFTWNITDRTSLQNITQLFFSHTKVSSRQIQEILQNMASLKHLRMNYIDEWIREGLLATVCRIPSLRVLELYLNKVPNLSAQVEFCSELVQLDLSCSDVSEVPPGSFRLMKQLRLLNLEVNLLTKVPEDIRNISSLQVLYLSDNLITEVGCEEFSNTSALVELYLDSNRITSLQQCSFENLLKLRILDLNNNFLWKIEGVFSRGPAKLQLLDLSRNSVSVYDDGYFQSLGWLTHLDVSSDKVGRVTSEAFVGLHRLKSLHVSIPLDYECDFRGLKQLENLTISMMISDTRSPPKYSQALFHLKSLRSFHVACQGFHYGFPLDVPLSMLSSMTQLEEFTADNIYLSAPDPETFRSNSRLRSLKISQTDLSDLDPEMFRPIPDLQSLDLSGTQISSLEFLLQVDFSSLRDLRLCDNDITSINHTLFQFLPSLTLLDLTNNPLTCDCLNAGFILWVMDNNQTQVINGHQYSCSFPVAKKGTNLLDFEVQFCWIDVDFLCFLSSTCLVVLTLLTSFTYHFLRWQLLYAFHLFLAFIYDNRNRKQQNPPPYDAFVSYNVEDKLWVYEEMLPALEDQQGWKLCLHHRDFQPGGKASLW
- the LOC101065822 gene encoding toll-like receptor 13 isoform X3; this encodes MLTWSPPVLLCLLLHLRSSISFSLKNCTVHAGGASAEVFVDCASRELLTVPDDVPRDATTVKLSYNLLTRVKRNDVEHLTKVKFLDLQSNEIAHIDDGSFLHMRSLTKLRLSKNKLSELTAQLFQGLSNLTHLDLSSNIITFIHPSTFKDLPSLQTVVLDANRLKEMADIQPLLILPKLRNLTISRNLFTSFQSKDLLLDQPSSLRVLDVSYSIFEAFSISAATFPHLEMIDLSQSAFTWNITDRTSLQNITQLFFSHTKVSSRQIQEILQNMASLKHLRMNYIDEWIREGLLATVCRIPSLRVLELYLNKVPNLSAQVEFCSELVQLDLSCSDVSEVPPGSFRLMKQLRLLNLEVNLLTKVPEDIRNISSLQVLYLSDNLITEVGCEEFSNTSALVELYLDSNRITSLQQCSFENLLKLRILDLNNNFLWKIEGVFSRGPAKLQLLDLSRNSVSVYDDGYFQSLGWLTHLDVSSDKVGRVTSEAFVGLHRLKSLHVSIPLDYECDFRGLKQLENLTISMMISDTRSPPKYSQALFHLKSLRSFHVACQGFHYGFPLDVPLSMLSSMTQLEEFTADNIYLSAPDPETFRSNSRLRSLKISQTDLSDLDPEMFRPIPDLQSLDLSGTQISSLEFLLQVDFSSLRDLRLCDNDITSINHTLFQFLPSLTLLDLTNNPLTCDCLNAGFILWVMDNNQTQVINGHQYSCSFPVAKKGTNLLDFEVQFCWIDVDFLCFLSSTCLVVLTLLTSFTYHFLRWQLLYAFHLFLAFIYDNRNRKQQNPPPYDAFVSYNVEDKLWVYEEMLPALEDQQGWKLCLHHRDFQPVPHQSHFSSVAPATAERSLQVGKPRCGKHQHVDLVSSCSSLSSAPSPLLHQFLSEELHRPRRWRFR
- the LOC101065822 gene encoding toll-like receptor 13 isoform X4 — protein: MLTWSPPVLLCLLLHLRSSISFSLKNCTVHAGGASAEVFVDCASRELLTVPDDVPRDATTVKLSYNLLTRVKRNDVEHLTKVKFLDLQSNEIAHIDDGSFLHMRSLTKLRLSKNKLSELTAQLFQGLSNLTHLDLSSNIITFIHPSTFKDLPSLQTVVLDANRLKEMADIQPLLILPKLRNLTISRNLFTSFQSKDLLLDQPSSLRVLDVSYSIFEAFSISAATFPHLEMIDLSQSAFTWNITDRTSLQNITQLFFSHTKVSSRQIQEILQNMASLKHLRMNYIDEWIREGLLATVCRIPSLRVLELYLNKVPNLSAQVEFCSELVQLDLSCSDVSEVPPGSFRLMKQLRLLNLEVNLLTKVPEDIRNISSLQVLYLSDNLITEVGCEEFSNTSALVELYLDSNRITSLQQCSFENLLKLRILDLNNNFLWKIEGVFSRGPAKLQLLDLSRNSVSVYDDGYFQSLGWLTHLDVSSDKVGRVTSEAFVGLHRLKSLHVSIPLDYECDFRGLKQLENLTISMMISDTRSPPKYSQALFHLKSLRSFHVACQGFHYGFPLDVPLSMLSSMTQLEEFTADNIYLSAPDPETFRSNSRLRSLKISQTDLSDLDPEMFRPIPDLQSLDLSGTQISSLEFLLQVDFSSLRDLRLCDNDITSINHTLFQFLPSLTLLDLTNNPLTCDCLNAGFILWVMDNNQTQVINGHQYSCSFPVAKKGTNLLDFEVQFCWIDVDFLCFLSSTCLVVLTLLTSFTYHFLRWQLLYAFHLFLAFIYDNRNRKQQNPPPYDAFVSYNVEDKLWVYEEMLPALEDQQGWKLCLHHRDFQPVPHQSHFSSVAPATAERSLQFLSEELHRPRRWRFR
- the LOC101065822 gene encoding toll-like receptor 13 isoform X6, whose product is MLTWSPPVLLCLLLHLRSSISFSLKNCTVHAGGASAEVFVDCASRELLTVPDDVPRDATTVKLSYNLLTRVKRNDVEHLTKVKFLDLQSNEIAHIDDGSFLHMRSLTKLRLSKNKLSELTAQLFQGLSNLTHLDLSSNIITFIHPSTFKDLPSLQTVVLDANRLKEMADIQPLLILPKLRNLTISRNLFTSFQSKDLLLDQPSSLRVLDVSYSIFEAFSISAATFPHLEMIDLSQSAFTWNITDRTSLQNITQLFFSHTKVSSRQIQEILQNMASLKHLRMNYIDEWIREGLLATVCRIPSLRVLELYLNKVPNLSAQVEFCSELVQLDLSCSDVSEVPPGSFRLMKQLRLLNLEVNLLTKVPEDIRNISSLQVLYLSDNLITEVGCEEFSNTSALVELYLDSNRITSLQQCSFENLLKLRILDLNNNFLWKIEGVFSRGPAKLQLLDLSRNSVSVYDDGYFQSLGWLTHLDVSSDKVGRVTSEAFVGLHRLKSLHVSIPLDYECDFRGLKQLENLTISMMISDTRSPPKYSQALFHLKSLRSFHVACQGFHYGFPLDVPLSMLSSMTQLEEFTADNIYLSAPDPETFRSNSRLRSLKISQTDLSDLDPEMFRPIPDLQSLDLSGTQISSLEFLLQVDFSSLRDLRLCDNDITSINHTLFQFLPSLTLLDLTNNPLTCDCLNAGFILWVMDNNQTQVINGHQYSCSFPVAKKGTNLLDFEVQFCWIDVDFLCFLSSTCLVVLTLLTSFTYHFLRWQLLYAFHLFLAFIYDNRNRKQQNPPPYDAFVSYNVEDKLWVYEEMLPALEDQQGWKLCLHHRDFQPVSL
- the LOC101065822 gene encoding toll-like receptor 13 isoform X1; this translates as METLPAPPRLPARWESLVVVNTNMLTWSPPVLLCLLLHLRSSISFSLKNCTVHAGGASAEVFVDCASRELLTVPDDVPRDATTVKLSYNLLTQVKRNDVEHLTKVKFLDLQSNEIAHIDDGSFLHMRSLMKLRLSKNKLSELTAQLFQGLSNLTHLDLSSNIITFIHPSTFKDLPSLQTVVLDANRLKEMADIRPLLILPKLRNLTISSNLFTSFQSKDLLLDQPSSLRVLDVSYSIFEAFSISAATFPHLEMIDLSQSAFTWNITDRTSLQNITRLFFSHTKVSSRQIQEILQNMASLKHLRMNYIDEWIREGLLATVCRIPSLRVLELYYNKVPNLSAQVEFCSELVQLDLSCSDVSEVPPGSFRLMKQLRLLNLEVNLLTKVPEDIRNISSLQVLYLSDNLITEVGCEEFSNTSALVELYLDSNRITSLQQCSFENLLKLRILDLNNNLLWKIEGVFSRGPAKLQLLDLSRNSVSLYDDGYFQSLGWLTHLDVSSDKVGRVTPGAFVGLHRLKSLHVSIPLDYECDFRGLKQLENLTISITISDTRSPPKYSQALFHLKSLRSFHVACQGFHYGFPLDVPLSMLSSMTQLEEFTADNIYLSAPDPETFRSNSRLRSLKISQTDLSDLDPEMFRPIPDLQSLDLSGTQISSLEFLLQVDFSSLRDLRLCDNDITSINHTLFQFLPSLTLLDLTNNPLTCDCLNAGFILWVMDNNQTQVINGHQYSCSFPVAKKGTNLLDFEVQFCWIDVDFLCFLSSTCLVVLTLLTSFTYHFLRWQLLYAFHLFLAFIYDNRNRKQQNPLPYDAFVSYNVEDELWVYEEMLPALEDQQGWKLCLHHRDFQPGKPIMENITDAIYNSRKTICVISRSYLQSEWCSREIQMASFRLFDEQKDVLILLFLEEIPAHQLSPYHRMRKLLKRQTYLSWTQAGRHQAGVFWQNVQRALESGDAPHDQVDPLTGPAEP
- the LOC101065822 gene encoding toll-like receptor 13 isoform X2, yielding METLPAPPRLPASFSLKNCTVHAGGASAEVFVDCASRELLTVPDDVPRDATTVKLSYNLLTQVKRNDVEHLTKVKFLDLQSNEIAHIDDGSFLHMRSLMKLRLSKNKLSELTAQLFQGLSNLTHLDLSSNIITFIHPSTFKDLPSLQTVVLDANRLKEMADIRPLLILPKLRNLTISSNLFTSFQSKDLLLDQPSSLRVLDVSYSIFEAFSISAATFPHLEMIDLSQSAFTWNITDRTSLQNITRLFFSHTKVSSRQIQEILQNMASLKHLRMNYIDEWIREGLLATVCRIPSLRVLELYYNKVPNLSAQVEFCSELVQLDLSCSDVSEVPPGSFRLMKQLRLLNLEVNLLTKVPEDIRNISSLQVLYLSDNLITEVGCEEFSNTSALVELYLDSNRITSLQQCSFENLLKLRILDLNNNLLWKIEGVFSRGPAKLQLLDLSRNSVSLYDDGYFQSLGWLTHLDVSSDKVGRVTPGAFVGLHRLKSLHVSIPLDYECDFRGLKQLENLTISITISDTRSPPKYSQALFHLKSLRSFHVACQGFHYGFPLDVPLSMLSSMTQLEEFTADNIYLSAPDPETFRSNSRLRSLKISQTDLSDLDPEMFRPIPDLQSLDLSGTQISSLEFLLQVDFSSLRDLRLCDNDITSINHTLFQFLPSLTLLDLTNNPLTCDCLNAGFILWVMDNNQTQVINGHQYSCSFPVAKKGTNLLDFEVQFCWIDVDFLCFLSSTCLVVLTLLTSFTYHFLRWQLLYAFHLFLAFIYDNRNRKQQNPLPYDAFVSYNVEDELWVYEEMLPALEDQQGWKLCLHHRDFQPGKPIMENITDAIYNSRKTICVISRSYLQSEWCSREIQMASFRLFDEQKDVLILLFLEEIPAHQLSPYHRMRKLLKRQTYLSWTQAGRHQAGVFWQNVQRALESGDAPHDQVDPLTGPAEP